Proteins encoded within one genomic window of Dyadobacter chenhuakuii:
- the kdpF gene encoding K(+)-transporting ATPase subunit F: MAALLVVSIGVFVYMCYVLIKPEKF, translated from the coding sequence ATGGCAGCACTACTTGTTGTATCCATCGGTGTGTTTGTCTACATGTGCTATGTGCTCATCAAACCAGAGAAATTTTAA